From a region of the Synechococcus sp. PCC 7502 genome:
- a CDS encoding PleD family two-component system response regulator: MAANKILVIDDSRVIRNMVRDMLPQESFEIIEAADGIKGLEAAKQNKPWLIILDFILPRMSGFEVYEQLQQDPVLSRTPLVIMSGRKEEVTSKIPEPFDDKYLVFVEKPIDQKELMAAIKKAVVLSRKRPPIGLVHDQTQTQITASGADPVLLSRVTALETKVKTLEQQLLSQHKQLQQLVNFIKQKLS, translated from the coding sequence GTGGCAGCAAACAAAATACTGGTGATTGATGATAGCCGAGTAATTCGGAACATGGTACGTGACATGTTACCGCAAGAAAGCTTTGAAATAATAGAAGCAGCAGATGGAATCAAGGGACTAGAAGCAGCCAAACAGAATAAACCTTGGCTAATTATTTTGGACTTCATTCTGCCCCGCATGAGTGGATTTGAGGTGTATGAACAGCTTCAGCAAGACCCTGTCCTCAGTCGAACCCCACTGGTGATTATGTCGGGACGCAAAGAAGAGGTAACCAGCAAAATCCCTGAGCCGTTTGATGATAAGTATCTAGTATTTGTAGAAAAACCGATTGACCAAAAAGAACTAATGGCTGCAATTAAAAAAGCAGTTGTACTTTCCCGTAAGCGTCCACCCATAGGACTGGTTCACGATCAGACCCAAACCCAAATTACCGCATCTGGAGCCGATCCAGTTCTATTAAGCCGTGTAACTGCCCTAGAAACAAAGGTCAAAACTCTAGAGCAACAATTATTAAGTCAGCATAAGCAACTGCAACAACTTGTTAACTTTATTAAACAAAAACTCTCATAA